One Salvia splendens isolate huo1 chromosome 1, SspV2, whole genome shotgun sequence genomic window, cttcatctgctcggaacaaccgaactcggcttccagagggttttgcagataggtggcttaacttcagcaaccctggacagtagaatagtcctttgtaatagcgtaacgccattttgtagggtagcggagttgtatgccgaacaagatttgaaaaatgaaatttgttttcgcttctaacactgtatttacagcttagcgaaaaaatttcatcgtacttgtcctcggtcttatgaagtagacttctttgaccggacttggtccttggtcttatgaagtaaacttctttgaccggactcgtctttggtctgatgaaataaacatctttgaccggactcgtctttggtctgatgaaataaacatctttgaccggactcgtctttgatctgatgaaataaacatctttgaccggactcgtctttggtctgatgaaataaacatctttgaccggactcgtctttggtctgatgaaataaacatctttgaccggactcgtctttggtctgatgaaataaacatctttgaccggacttggtttgtgttctaatttggcgatttttgtcgccgggatcgaactttcccttgtcctaattcggcgagttttatcgcgtggatcggactttcccagttaaccgaagtggtcttatgcagtaaacctctttgactggacatggtcgtccccggtcttatgaggtaaacttctttgaccgaacttggtcgtcctaattcggcgaggtttatcgcgtggatcggactttcccttattgcagttcgtttcagacgaagtgcttgttaagctgaattgcggtcttgtatcctccttggaagcttggactcacaatcgttggcttattgcagttcgtttcagacggactgcttgttaagctgaattgtggtcttatatcctccttagaagcttggactcacaatagtctttaataatcgatctaaaaaggggatcagtctttaaagaacgatataccttggtaccatttgtaagagacgacaagcacatagagacaaaacacatagagaaaaaatgaaaaagacgaaagaaaaaactttaaactttttataaaacgacaagtaaaaggtacaagtaaaaacaaacaaataaaaacatgtacccctatgaccgaactagacacaagacagactgaccggactttgtctcttacaagtggaacttcttgaggttggagacgtgccatgttcggggtacttgttctcctgacatgtgagtcaatttataagaccctttgccgaggacttctgacacccgatacggaccctcccatgtgggttcgagtttgcccagcttttctgctcggcttacttcgttgtttctcaagacgagatctcccacttgaaattgaagctttttcaccctttggttaaaataccgggctacttgctccttatacttggctgcttttatgcacgccaattctcttctttcttcggcgagatctagttctgctctcagtccgtcgtcattcatttctgaggagaaatttagagttcggggactgggtacgccgatctccaccggaattacggcttcagtgccgtacaccagactatacggagtttcaccgttggaggttttgggtgtagttcgataggaccataggacttgagggagattttctacccattgtcctttggcttgttctaaccgagcttttaaccctttcaccagaatccggttcgttacttccgtttgtccgtttgcttggggatgggagaccgaagtgaaccgctgttgaatgttcagctcttggcaccaattcttgaacgtcttgtcggtgaactgagtcccattatccgagatgaggatgtggggtatgccaaatcggcacactatgttcttccagacgaagtccaatgcctttgagctcgttatcgtagctaatggttcagcctccacccacttcgtgaagtagtccacggcaacgataaggaatttcatttgccgaggagcttgaggaagtggtcccactatgtctatgccccattgcatgaaaggccaagggctttgcatagtgtatagatcggtctgcggcatccttgggacatttgcatgaatttggcacttcgtacacttcttgacgagctgcactgcctcttgtaccatggttggccaataatatccccatctcagaacttttttagctaaagctctggctccgatgtggctaccgcacgatccttcatgaacttctctgaggatgtagtccgtctcttctggtcctacgcaccgcaataacggctggaggtaagactttctaaagaggactccttcatgaagttcgtaccgaagtgctcggcacgtgatcttccgagcttctctcttatcctcgggcaattgtccttgatccagatactgcaagatcggcgtcatccagttcggcgagctggatactgaatgtacctcggcttcctcaatgcttcgatgcattaattcttccgcctttgagctcggatctgaggccaacttacttaaggtatctgctcggctattttccgctctgggaatgcggattatccgaaaataggagaaacttcggctgatgctttgcgctttgtccaaatacttcttcattctctcgtcacgggcttcacttgtacccaacatgtgatttactatgacttgtgaatcacaatggactttgagagatttgacgagtagactttgcgctaactggagtccggccaggagggcttcgtactcggcttcattattagtagtggggaataggaaccgaagtgagtaggttacctcgtgtccgtcgggagcgacaagtagaatgccagctccacttcccatcttgtttgaagctccatctacgaatccgctccagcagtccggcggctctacttcggattccaagggctgtgcgagttcggcattggcagaattcttctgttcggcaataacaggaattgcttgatcgaactttgcttctgcaagaaaatctgccaaggcttgtcccttgatggctttccgaggtagatattcaattgtgtgctctcccaactctatagcccacttggcgattctgcctgatgcttctggtttggtcaacacttgccgaagtggcagatcagttaagacgcataccttgtgagcatagaagtatggccgcagtctccttgctgcatttactaatgccagagcaatcttttccagtggttgatacctggtttctggacctcttaatgctcggcttgtaaaatagatgggaagctgctttaggccttcttctcgtacaagcaccgcgctgatggtttgatccgatgccgctaagtataagaatattacttcggcttcggttggagcagagagaataggaagctcggctagataacttttgagctcgtcaaaggcctttttctgctcggctccccactcgaactttggtgcctttttcaacaccttgaagaacggcagttgcttttcggctgcttgggaaaggaatcgattcagtgcggctagacatccggttagcctttgcacgtcatgtatggacttcggcattgccatgttctgaacgacttgaacttttgaggggtttgccttgagtccgtcctttgaaacccaacaacccagaaactttcccgaatctaccaaaaaggtacacttttggggattaagtttgaggttggctttcttgagcacgtcgagagtggacttgaggttgtgctcgtactccgaagtgcttttgcttttgacgactatatcgtcaacatacacttcgacctcctttccaatcaggtgccgaaaaagcttgtctaccatcctttgataagtggctccggcattctttaaaccgaatggcatctttttataagcgaaaatgccgaaatcagtaatgaaggccgtttttgaagcgtcaatctcatccattaaaacttgatggtatcctttgtacagatcaagaaaacaaaaaatttcaaagcctatcaaagcttctacttttttatctatgttcggaaggggatagcaatctttgggacagtgcttatttagatcggtgaaatctatgcacatccgccatcctccttcctttttcttgatcatgacaggattggccacccacgaaggatacttcacttcgaataacacatccgccttcaataattgacggacttcgtcatggatgacttgacttcgttctgccgcaaagagtctttgcttctgttttatcggccggactgaaggatcaatatttaaccgatgagtgattacctcgggaggcactccggtcatgtccaacggagaccatgcaaagacgtctttatactccttgaggagctggatggttttttcccgaagtaggggcgttcccgcgaagccgatcttaaccgttctggatggatcatcttcgtacagctgaactgtcatcgagttcggctccggtatgacttcggtcatcgcctctgactccggctgctgtgattgctatgcttggtggtgccgatctgactgctcggcacttctaagcgcaatttgcagacattcctttgctctcttttggtcacctcggatgaccgctatccctcctttagtagggatcttgatggtgaggtgataggtggagcaaacggcccgaactgtgttgagccagtctcttcccaggatgacgttgtacggggaccgagctttcaccacgaaaaactcaatcatcgtactggagctagtaggcgctttccccaccgtgatcggaaggctgataataccttcagggcgggtgtcctcctgggtgaagctcttcaggggaagcggagccggactgagccgagctgggtccacttctagcttgtcgaagcactctttaaaaagaatgctaaccgacgctcctgtatccacaaacaccctgtggatcagcttgtttgccactccggcttggatgacaatggcgtcttggtgaggagagatggccgggacgggatcagcagccgagaacgtaatcacttcgtcctgcttcagccttttatgcgttggctcctctcgattggagcctctgcgttctgactttagggacgacttagtcttcccggcagggagcgcgtcaatagtctggattactccatcatattgcggctcgtcatcgtcttcgggatccggctgccttttcggatcctgaggagcgcagttcgcaccactctgctttttattcttctttggctgcttgcttcggtattttttcaatgtccctgccttcacaagaacatcgatacctgcagccaagtttctgcactcctcggtatcgtgaccgtggtcttgatggtaggagcagtagttatcctggggtcggcgcgcggctgatttcgtcatccgctttggcttttcgaacaggtcagagtgcagttcgaaaatttccgctctcggcttgttcagcggtacgaactgagcgggcggcttctcgggattgagacggggtcccaatctgtcttgcaccggagccctttgaattctttcaaatggagtccggcgaggatgcccctgatcgctatgatcgggcttccttctgtctcctcgggacgatgagctgtctaacgaccgtttgcgacggtctgcctcatcggcccgggagtactggtccgcaatgtcccacatttcctgagctgtctgcggaccgcactcaacgagcttcctgtagagagctccgggcaagattccattttggaatgccgagatgacaagcagatcgttgagatcgtctacttgcaggcattccttgtggaatcttgtcataaagtcgctgattttttcgtcgcgaccttgacgaatggaaagcagctgagccgaagtgattcgggcttccgctttctgaaagaacctcctgtggaaggcatccattagatctcggtaagatctgatgctgccctgggggaggctatcgaaccaccttctcgcgttcccgatgagcagctcgggaaacagcttgcacatgtggacctcgttgagaccctggttcgccatgttatattgatagcgccccaagaaatcgtgagggtccacgagcccgtcgtaagtcatcgacggagttcggtagttctgtggtaggggagttcgggtgatgtcgtccgagaacggagtcttcagtgctccgtacacggcgaatccgatatctcgtcggtatggaggagattgagttctcctgtgattccggtaccgaggaggaacaggaatatgtcggggttgaggattctttctcctgggagatgcgacactactgcggtagtgactttcttgtgcggagggagaaggagaatccgtcgttttcgtctccggctgcttttggctttttcgcaggaaggttaagaattcctcctgcttttcagccaaaaactgcttaacagcctcattcaaatcgggctgctgggaagactcagtgggacgatttttggagcggcttgttccttcgccatgagaactggtggtggatttatccctaggctgttttcccgacctatgggatggattggcttcctcctggttctcacgggctggaatacgggtattctgcgatctggtatgcattttttgggtggaaaaaatggatcaaaaattcgctttatcacaaattttgttctctgtttcccacagacggcgccagtgatgaatccgcgaattattgatgaagataaatgctcgtaaaaataaattacgacacggtgaatttacgtggttcgatttactgaagtaaatctacgtccacgggaagaagggagggcaagattgtattgcttgatctgggattacagcttacaacacagacttgctatatgcttttatctctagagagcttaacccttttctatctgatctaagttctatttatacattgaactaaggtcgtggtttgcagccccactaacaagatcgtgggtgagcaataactgctcaataactgcttcgtaccactaaatagatcgtgggtatagcggaggtcgtggaggcctttcatgagtccactaactcctagttcggtcgaatgctgagaccgaactgctggactttaccgatcagctcttgccgatctgagaggagagcttgactggtcggcttttaccgagctgtaggctgagtccgaactcttgggtcgtgccgaactctttggtgccgaacagatactctttcttgggctctgggctgatgggccgtcactgttattgggcttgccattagggtttataattttattttgtgtattaagtgaagagaataaaagagagaggaaataaagtagagataaacgtgtttctattttttaataatacttaattttggttgtgataaaaaaaatcggtCATAATTTCGGAAAAAAATGCTCAATACGCAAGCCTTTCAAAATTTAAGATTAAATTTGCACGCCTTTCAAAATATGGGATCGtgacatgcgaatttttcggaataagaGATTTTTGAGGTTTTAtctatttttctcttcttttttcttattatttctttcatgatatttataaattaaccAAATTACCCCTGATTTATTCACTACAATTTTTTATTCCAATTATTTTCACCCAAATCACCAAACACCAGCTCCAAAAATTAGCAATTGAAATCCTAGAACGTCTTTCTCTACCCCCTCATGCGCAACCTCCAATTTGCAATCTTTCTCTTTCTCCTTCGTTTTTCCACTCTTTCTCTTGCCCTATCTTTTCTCTTGTGCAGCCGTCAGCGACCACACAAAGTGGTCCTTTGTTCACGTCTTCATCGACACGGCTGTTGCGTACCATCATCCCCTGCTCTCTAAGTCAGTCGGAGCCTCCCGTCACGCTGTTGCTGTAGCATGTCTTAGCCACTGTCGCTCAATGGCAACCAGGGTGCCGCCTCTTCCGGTTTCGAGACTGTCAACCGCCGCCGTCTCCGGAGACTCTTAGCACCCGTCGCCTCTCTCCCTCGGCACCCTTATTTCAAAAGCAACTGGACACCTCCGTCTTCTCTCATTGCAACCCCCCATCCGTCCCCAAATTTAGAGAGCTAAAATCCGTCGACTATCTCTTGTTGCACACCCAAACATTTCCATCACTCGGTTCAGGCGATGTCATCGCGCCTCGCTGACAGCCAGTGTCACCCTCTCGGTGCTCAGCGCCGTCAGCCCTCTCAAATTCGCCACGACACAGCATCCTCGCTGCTCGAACTCCCTCGCCAGCCGCCGTGCCTCATCGACACAACCTGTCGTCTGCTGTCCGGAGATCCTCGAGCCCGAAATCAGTCTGCTTAGGGCTCATGTTCTCGTCGAGCATGGGGTCTCGAACTTCAGGTTTCCATGGGTAATCATTTGGTGGCGGTTGTGTTTTGGGTGAAAATTGGATTGTAATAAAAAATAGTGTTAAAATTTTAGTGAAAATTATAGAGGTCAATTTGgtcaatttataaatatcatgagagaaacaataagaaaaaaagagaaaatagattaaaaaatttaaaaatcccTTGTTCCGAAAAATTCTCATGCCACGATCCCATATTTCGAAAGGCGTGCGAATTTAATCCTAAATTTCGAAAGGCTTGCGTATTGAGCTCTTTTTTCCGACTgaaggagtactatattttaaatttcatttttttattttctctttttaactataattatttttatttaacaaaTTCAATATGCTCTTGAAAACAAGCTTTGTCAACAAATCATTTGTTGACAGATTCAAATTTTACGGATTAAATATCGGAACATAAATGATTTCTCCCTTAAAACTCTCGCTTTGCTTGCAAGTTCGATCTTTGACATTGACTTTCGCCGGCACCGTCGATCTCTCCGGCTATCTCCGGCGGCTTTGTAATAGACAAGCTCAGGTGACTATAAAGCTTGAATTGACTGCTTATGCATTTGATTTGGCAGCATGAATTCTAATGTTTGAGATTTACCTAAAACTTGTGGAGTATTAGGATTTGGTTTCAAGTTCGTGTATATGTTGATTTTGGTGATAACAAGATGAAATTACCTAATAATTTGAACTCTCCAATCAGATCATGTCAACTAAACTAGATTTATTTAACTTGGAATTCGATCATAACAAAATTGCCTCATTATAGATTGGTTGCTCCTTTTTCTAGTGTTAATTTAGATGATGAAAATGTGTTGGAGAAAGTGACTCGAGTGTTCATGTACAAGTAGAAGATAAAAATGAGATACTCAACCTGATTTGGGATTCAACTGGAACTGTATTAGGATTTGTGTGCAAGTGAAATGGTTTGAAGTTTGTGCGTGTGTTGATTTGGGAGATAACAAGATGAAATTAACTTGTAATTTGAGCTCTCCAAACAGATCAAGTCAAGTACAAGATTGTTTGCTCTTTCTCTAGTGTTAGCATAAATGCATTTTGGGAGATAAAAGTAGAAGATACAAAGGAGATTCTCAATTCAGCTAGTCATACTCACTTGTGCAACATGAAGGTCTTGATTCATGTCATGCGACTAGTCAAGACTCAAAACCTTCCGTTAAGCTATTTAGGGTTTTACAGTTGCTATCAGTTGCTACACTGTTGTATTGATCAATGTGCCGTATCTGAATGAATATTGACAATCCAAAATCATgcctttttttcctctctctgtCTTCTTGTTCCTTGTTTCTTTCATATACCATTCTTGTTGGATTGAGGTGTGAGATAGTGATAGAGACAGTTACCACTACCAGAGGTCAAATGTCATATGCATTTTTATTGCTTGTATACTGATACTAACAGTAGCCCCAAACTAACATtttaaaatacaagaaaatatAGCAATAGAAAGCACCCCGAGTATATGAAAATGTAATCCCGATACAGAGTATTATGATTTGTTTCTGAATTAGGTGAAGGATTTCTTTTGTGGTTATAATACTTTTAATGGACTGCTTATGTATTTGATTTGGCAGCATGAAGTCAAAGAAGGCCAAAGTTCTTGCTGCTGTAACTCCTGAGGAGGATTATGGTGATAGATGGTCGAGACTGATCTGGAACAACGAtcttttaacggaaatatttgTCCGGTTACATGCAAAATATGTTACCCGATGCAAGTTGGTATGTAAACATTGGCTCTCACTTGTCTCCTCTGAAAATTTCTACCATCTCCACATCCTGCGCTGCCCAAACCTGCGCCCGTCTTTTATCCTGGATCGGAGGACTTCCATCTCGCAGTTCTTAATCATCGATCCAATAATGAATGGTGAAAAACAGATGATACCTTACACCTTCTCTGTTCCAAATTCGATAATAAAAAATTCTTGTAATGGCTTGATGCTGCTACAGTCTCGCTCTCGCCCTCCAGAAAACAGTTTTCATGTTTACAATCCGACCACTAAGTTGTCAAGAAAGGTCAGTGTGACCGATGCTCATATTGGCAACAACCCTTATATTGTGGAGATTGCCTTAGCTTTTGATCCTTCAAAATCGCCTCATTACAAGGTTGTTTGCATTAGGTCATCCACATACCGTTCCACCCCTTATCATAAGATGCATACTTATCAGATCGAGGTTTATGACTCAGAGAGTCGCGCTTGGAAGCTTAGGTTGGGACCATTTACGTATCCTAAAAGGCTTTACTTGTGTGGCGGACGTGGGGGCGTGTATTGTAATGGCTCGATATACTGGGAGAACTATAATGACATCGTCTACTATGATATTGCTCGGAATGAATTCCAAAATCTCTCTATGCCTGATTATCCATCTTATGAACCAGGAATAGTACATTGGAAAACTACTTCCGGTCTCCAAGGTGCAAATGGCTGTCTATACAAATCTAGATGTCTGACAAAGGACAACTATCAATCAGTTGAGCTTTTTGAGTTGGAGATGGATGATGATGGTTCTTCTTCGTGGCTCTTGAGGTACAATGAAACAATTTGTCAGCATGAACACACTAACTTTTCTTATGAACACACTAACTTCCCTTATCTACTGGGATTCATTAAGGGATCGTACGGCACAGAGACGTGCAGTGTAGTGTCACATACGTGCGGGAAGATCAGCGTCTATAGTTTCCTTGACAAAAGCTATAAATTGCTCGTTGATTTGAAGCGCCAACCACCCCGCAGTAAGGCATATCGTCAGGCTCCTGAGTtgaaaatgtatgaatttattgaATGTTTGGCTGTGGTTTAAGGGATAAGATGCAAACTTACTTTGATGATATTACTACTATGCATGTTATGGCTAAGTATGTCTTCATGTAACATTTTCTTTACTATGAGTTAGTATGAAACCttgaagttttgagtcaaatTCATTGAATCAGCTCATTGTCAGACCAAGTTGTATATCATAATACTCCATCCttacacaaaaaataatctaattAATGGACTACATATCTTAATGCATAATTTGATAaagtatgataaaaataagaaaaacggtaaaatatgaatgagaataAGATAAAGAAATTGGTGATAAAGTTTtcataaaatgaaatgaaattaattttcataGACGGATCAAAACGAAATAATGAGACTATTTGTGAAATATTTTAGAAATTTGTAGTTCTGTATTTTGAAATTTGTAGTTCACAATTCTCCACACTGCCTTGCTTTAGTTTCAGTTATTGATTAACTGAAGCGTACAAGTAGAAGAAAAAAGTGAGATTTTCAACTCAATTTGTACAGCTTGAGGTTGCATTAAGGTCTCTAAACCTTTTCTATTAAGCTATTTCGCTTTATTCTCTTTATTGTGGCTGGAAAGGAACCTTGTGAATTTAGTGTTTGATCTGTGAGGTTGTATGTAAAGCTAGGGTTTGGATATGTTGCTATAAGTAGCTACACTATTGTATTGAACAATGCGGCATAATTGAAGTCATGTCAAGTACACCCGATTTCTGTCGCTTGGAATCTGATCATAACAAAATCCCCTCGTTGCGAGATTGTTTGCCCTTCCTCTAGTTTTTAGATGATGAAAATGTGTTAGAGAAAAGTGACTCGAAAACGAATGTTCATGTACaagtagaagataaaatgaGATTCTCAGCCTTGTTTGAGATTCACTAGAGAAATGATTTCAAGTGTGTGTATATGTTGATTTTGGTGATAACAGTATGAAATAAACTAATAATTTGAGCTCTTCAAACATATCATGTCAACAAATCATCTCATTACAAGATTGTTTGCTCTTTCTCCAGTGTTTACATTGCCATTTTAGATGATGAAAATGCGTT contains:
- the LOC121756133 gene encoding F-box protein At5g07610-like isoform X1, with the translated sequence MKSKKAKVLAAVTPEEDYGDRWSRLIWNNDLLTEIFVRLHAKYVTRCKLVCKHWLSLVSSENFYHLHILRCPNLRPSFILDRRTSISQFLIIDPIMNGEKQMIPYTFSVPNSIIKNSCNGLMLLQSRSRPPENSFHVYNPTTKLSRKVSVTDAHIGNNPYIVEIALAFDPSKSPHYKVVCIRSSTYRSTPYHKMHTYQIEVYDSESRAWKLRLGPFTYPKRLYLCGGRGGVYCNGSIYWENYNDIVYYDIARNEFQNLSMPDYPSYEPGIVHWKTTSGLQGANGCLYKSRCLTKDNYQSVELFELEMDDDGSSSWLLRYNETICQHEHTNFSYEHTNFPYLLGFIKGSYGTETCSVVSHTCGKISVYSFLDKSYKLLVDLKRQPPRSKAYRQAPELKMYEFIECLAVV
- the LOC121756133 gene encoding F-box protein At5g07610-like isoform X2; translation: MKSKKAKVLAAVTPEEDYGDRWSRLIWNNDLLTEIFVRLHAKYVTRCKLVCKHWLSLVSSENFYHLHILRCPNLRPSFILDRRTSISQFLIIDPIMNGEKQMIPYTFSVPNSIIKNSCNGLMLLQSRSRPPENSFHVYNPTTKLSRKVSVTDAHIGNNPYIVEIALAFDPSKSPHYKVVCIRSSTYRSTPYHKMHTYQIEVYDSESRAWKLRLGPFTYPKRLYLCGGRGGVYCNGSIYWENYNDIVYYDIARNEFQNLSMPDYPSYEPGIVHWKTTSGLQGANGCLYKSRCLTKDNYQSVELFELEMDDDGSSSWLLRDRTAQRRAV